The Anaerolineae bacterium genome contains the following window.
ACCTGGCTGGCGCGCCATTATCCCGGGCTGTTCGCCCGCGATTTCATCCTGGTGGGAAGGAAAGGAGCATCGCCGGCGTGAGCCTGCGCCGTGACGTGCTGAGCAGTATCTTCTGGGTAGCGCTTTCCCAGGCTGGCAACAAGCTCATCGCCTTTGTTGTCCAGATCGTGCTGGCGCGCATCCTGGTGCCGGCGGATTTCGGCGTGGTGGCGGTGGCCACCCTGGCGCTGGACTCGCTGGCCCTGTTCGCCGAGTTCGGCTTCACCTCCGCCCTGATTTACCGCAAGGACCGTATCCCGGAGGCTTCCGCTACCGCCTTTTCCATTGTCGTTGTGGGCGGCGTGCTGACCACCCTGGTCGGCGTCGTCAGCGCCCCGTATATCTCCTGGTTCTTCAAGGAGCCGCGCGTCATCCCCATCCTGCGGGCGCTCAGCCTGACCATGCTGATCTCCTCCTTCGGGCAGGTGCCGCTGACCCTGCTGGCCAAGGAGTTGGATTTCCGCAAGCGGGCCATCCCCATGGTGGTGCCCAGCGTGGTGAACGGCATGGTGGCGGTGCCCTGTGCGTTGAGCGGCCTGGGGGTGTGGAGCCTGGTCGCCGGCCGGCTGGCCAGCGCCGCCGCCACCTCCGCCTTGGCCTATGCTGTCACGGACTGGCGGCCGCGCTGGACGTTTCACTGGGACCTGGCGCGTGAGATGCTGGACTACGGCAAGCATATCATCGGGAGCCAGCTCCTGATCTTCGCCATCACCAATGTGGATGACATGTTTGTGGGGCGCATCCTGGACGCCGCGGCGCTGGGCGCCTACGGCCTGGCATACAACCTCTCCAACCTGCCGGCGACCCAGATCACCCGCATCGTGGGACAGGTGATGTTCCCGGCCCTGGCCAAGATTCAGGATGACCTGGAACGCATGAAACGGGTCTATTTCGCCACCATGCGCTACGTCTCGCTCCTCTCCGTGCCCATCGGCGTGGCCACGGTGGTCTTCGCGGCCGATTTCGTGAACGTGGTCTATGGGCCGAAGTGGGCGGCGGCCATCGTGCCGCTCCAGTGGCTGGGGATATACGGGCTGATCCGTTCCATTGCCGCTAACATGGGCAATGTGTTCAAGGCCGGCGGCCGGCCCAAGTGGCTGACCTACATCGCCCTGTGGCGGCTCATCACCATGCTGCTCTTCCTGTACCCCGCCACCAAGTATTACGGCATTATCGGCGTCAGCGTGCTCTCAGCCGCCGTGGCCGTCGTCGATTTCTTCATCTCCGCCGCGTTGGTGAACCGCGTGATTCAGGCCACCGCCATGGACTATGTGCGCTGTCTGGGGCCGATCTTCAGCGTCGCCCTGCTGTCGGCGGCGGCGGCCCGCCTGCTCCAGCTCCAGTTCCGCGCCACTCCGCACGCGCGGCTGGGCTTCCTGATGGCCTTGATGATCATGGTGTGTTTGTACGCCGGCGGGATGTGGCTGGTGGATCGCGAACTGCGGCGGGAAGTGCGCACCGGCTTCGAATGGGTCCTGGCGCGCAACGGCCTGCGGTTCGCCAACGGGAAGCAGGTGCCCAAATGAGCGCTTCGACCGGCCAACCCCTGCGGGTAGCCCTGTTTTCCACGGTGCAGTTGAACCCATATGTGGAACTGCTCGCCGACGGGGTGCGCGCCGCGGCGCCCGATATTCAGGTGGCCTGCGAGGACCGGCTGACCCTGGATTGGATCCAGCGCAACCGCCGGCGGGCCGATATCCTGCACATTCACTGGCCGGAACTGCAGTACGCCGGCGCGCGTGCCCGCGGGCGCTGGCGGCGGTTTATCTCGTTCATGGCCGGCCTGGCGCTGGCCCGGCAAGCGGGTCTGCGCCTGGTCTACACCGTGCACAACCTAAGTCAGCACGAGGGGCGGGATGCGCTGTTCAACGCCCTGGCTAATGCCGCCTTGTTCGCCTGGGCGGACGCCCTGCACGTGCACGATGAGGTCACGGCAGAGGCCCTGGGCCGGCGGGTGCGCCGGCCGGCGCGCATCCATGTCATCCCACACGGGAGCTACGTGGGATGTTACCCGGACAGCGTGAGCCGGCAGGAGGCGCGCCGGCAGTTGGGCCTGCCGCAGGAGGCGTTCGTCTATCTGATGCTGGGCGGCCTGCGGCCCTATAAGGGCGCCGAGGAGCTGATAGAAGCGTTCCGCTCCCTGGACGATGGGGCCGCGCGCCTGATCATCGCCGGCCATGCCCACGCGCCGGCGTATGCGGCATCTCTGCAGGCATTAGCGCAGGAGGACGTGCGCATCCTGATGTTCCTGGAACACGTCCCAGATGACCGAGTGCAGTACTTCATGAAGGCGGCGGACGTATGCGTCCTGCCCTACCGCCAGGTCACGACCTCTGGTGCGGCGGTGCTGGCGCTTTCCTTCCGCAAGCCGATCGTGGTGCCGGCCATCGGCCCCTTCCCGG
Protein-coding sequences here:
- a CDS encoding lipopolysaccharide biosynthesis protein, with the translated sequence MSLRRDVLSSIFWVALSQAGNKLIAFVVQIVLARILVPADFGVVAVATLALDSLALFAEFGFTSALIYRKDRIPEASATAFSIVVVGGVLTTLVGVVSAPYISWFFKEPRVIPILRALSLTMLISSFGQVPLTLLAKELDFRKRAIPMVVPSVVNGMVAVPCALSGLGVWSLVAGRLASAAATSALAYAVTDWRPRWTFHWDLAREMLDYGKHIIGSQLLIFAITNVDDMFVGRILDAAALGAYGLAYNLSNLPATQITRIVGQVMFPALAKIQDDLERMKRVYFATMRYVSLLSVPIGVATVVFAADFVNVVYGPKWAAAIVPLQWLGIYGLIRSIAANMGNVFKAGGRPKWLTYIALWRLITMLLFLYPATKYYGIIGVSVLSAAVAVVDFFISAALVNRVIQATAMDYVRCLGPIFSVALLSAAAARLLQLQFRATPHARLGFLMALMIMVCLYAGGMWLVDRELRREVRTGFEWVLARNGLRFANGKQVPK
- a CDS encoding glycosyltransferase family 4 protein, which produces MSASTGQPLRVALFSTVQLNPYVELLADGVRAAAPDIQVACEDRLTLDWIQRNRRRADILHIHWPELQYAGARARGRWRRFISFMAGLALARQAGLRLVYTVHNLSQHEGRDALFNALANAALFAWADALHVHDEVTAEALGRRVRRPARIHVIPHGSYVGCYPDSVSRQEARRQLGLPQEAFVYLMLGGLRPYKGAEELIEAFRSLDDGAARLIIAGHAHAPAYAASLQALAQEDVRILMFLEHVPDDRVQYFMKAADVCVLPYRQVTTSGAAVLALSFRKPIVVPAIGPFPALVRAAAGICYEPAGVPALRQALEQAQAMDMESAGQAIAAYLETISWERLGAQHAEVYRRIAGGREARRAGG